The bacterium genomic sequence TTATGAATGAGTCAAGGTCAAGCCTTTTTATCGTTAGGTCGTTAAAGAACCTGGAAATAGCTTCTTCGACTTTTTGGGTTCCAGTTCCCCGAAGCTGAAGTTTTATTGAACCACAGGAAGGGCAGATTTCCGGTATGTCAAAGGTTTTACCACATACATGGCAGTGCATTTTGTTATCCGTTTTATGATATACTGCGTTTACGGAGCAGTCGGGACACTGCAATATATTACCACACTCAAGGCACATTAAAAAGGTGGAGTGCCCTCTTCGATTTATGAAAAGGATAACCTGTCTATCTTTTTGTAAGGTTTTGTTTATTTCGTTGAGTAAATCGGGGGAGAGGATATATTCTCCCTTTACCTTTTTGAGGTCTATGATTTCTATTTGTGGAACCTTGTAATGTGGTACCCTTTGTTTTAGCTTGTAAAAAGCGATTTTGCCTTTTAAAGCGTTGTAATAAGACTCGAGAGAAGGACTGGCACTTCCTAAAACAACGGGGATGTTCAGTATTTCTCCAAGTTTAATTGCCACGTCTCGGGCGTGGTAAGCAGGTATTTTTTCACTTTCTTTATAAGATGTGTCATGCTCTTCATCAATGATTATAACTCCTAAATTCTGCAAGGGTACAAAAAGTGCAGAGCGTGGACCTATAAGAATTTTTCTTTTACCCTCCTTGGCTTGCTTAAATACCCATCTCCTTTCCGAATCTGAAAGGCGAGAATGATAAAACATTACCTCTCCACGAAAGATATTACTGAAATAGTTAAAAATTTGAGGTGTTAAAGCAATTTCCGGTACCATAATAAGGGCAGATTTTCCCACTTTAATAAACTCCTCAACTATCCAAGAGTACAGGCGGGTTTTTCCACTACCCGTCACGCCAAAGATTAGTGAAACCTTTGGCTTGTTTTTGAAGAAGTCATCCAATATTTCCTTTTGTGACGGAGTTGGGGTAGTGG encodes the following:
- the priA gene encoding primosomal protein N'; this encodes VISYLSNIYPRGASLKRLQKLFGSGVSRSLKELQALGYVKLADNIRVKSYRELDFYTPFPIEIPTTPTPSQKEILDDFFKNKPKVSLIFGVTGSGKTRLYSWIVEEFIKVGKSALIMVPEIALTPQIFNYFSNIFRGEVMFYHSRLSDSERRWVFKQAKEGKRKILIGPRSALFVPLQNLGVIIIDEEHDTSYKESEKIPAYHARDVAIKLGEILNIPVVLGSASPSLESYYNALKGKIAFYKLKQRVPHYKVPQIEIIDLKKVKGEYILSPDLLNEINKTLQKDRQVILFINRRGHSTFLMCLECGNILQCPDCSVNAVYHKTDNKMHCHVCGKTFDIPEICPSCGSIKLQLRGTGTQKVEEAISRFFNDLTIKRLDLDSFIKEGVNQNSFREFYEGKLKLLVGTKMVGKGFDFPGLGLIGVVNADIGLGMPDFRSEERVFQLLLQIAGRIRTGGKVLIQTYNPDSRAIKFVKELNFEGFAESELLEREKYGYPPFSYLTLIELSGKKMEQIVEEAVKIKEKINSLGIEDLQVMGPVPSPISKRGGNYFVRLIIKYYSKEVVLQLNFLRDYKTSSNINLAIDVDPQELV